In Nostoc edaphicum CCNP1411, the sequence ATTCCTAATTCTTTAGCATAGAATTCTTTCTTGATGTTATATTCTTCCCGATATATTTGGGAAACAACTTCTAGTGCTAAAATTGGCAGTTGCTTTTCTTCCCACAGCACATAACTTAGGCGTAAATCTTCATCAACGAAGCGTTTAACTCCTAAGCTGAGAAATCCATCAGGGACAATAGCTGATTTTTCTGGGTCATAATAAATACCCATATCAACACCAAAGAACCAATCCCAGCGATCGCACCAAACTAAAGCTAGTGTCGTTTTCAGCAAGCCGGGAATTAAATTTTGGACTTCATTATCCACAGGGGTGTCATTAGAGTCCGGTAGTTCTTCGGAAGATGGCAAACAATGGAGCGGATTGTAGTTTAACATGAGCGGTTTTGCCAAATCTGATTCTAGATAGATTGTAGGTAATCTATTGATGTGCGATCGCATATCAAAAATCAAAAACCATTTTTAGCCTAGGCGTAGCCCGTCGTATACATCGACTTATGTCTTTTATCTCAGTATGAAAATACTTATAAGTGTCAAATCTTTACATTAAACTCGTGGTTTTTCGGTACTGACTATCAGAGTGTCTAACTGACAATAGCAAAAAAGGGTGGAATATTGTTCAACTAGAACATTCCAGAAGTCGCAAAGTATTCAATTTCATGGTGAATTTGGTAGCTGGGCTGATTACCTATACCTACCAGGAGAAAAAGTTTTCTCTCAACCTGGACTCCGAAAATGTGGCGCAGCTGGAACTTAGCTAATTTTTAGCCCGATTTTTGAATCGTACTTAAGTATCAGATATGTCACCACAGATCCATTCACGAATTTTAATCAAACACTTTTTAACGGTTTTTTTGCCGTTGTCAACATTAGTTGGGGGTGTTATCGCGACTATCTACTACCAACAGGTACAAACTGAGAAAGTTGTATTAAAAACTAATGAACTCGGTAAGGTAGATTTACAAACCAAAGTAATCAGCGGAGATTTTCATTCTGTCGTCTCAGATTTGATGGTTATCTCTAAACAAAACGAGCTAGAAAGAATTTTAGAGGGAGTGAATGGACAACAACAGGCACTTTCCCAAGAATTTTTATTATTTTCTGGATATAAAAAACTTTACGACCAAATTCGCTTTTTGGATCAATCAGGTAAGGAAGTTGTCAGAGTCAACTTTAACCAGGGTGAACCAGCAATTGTCCCCGAAGAAAAACTGCAAGTTCAAGCCAAGCGCTACTGGTTTAATGACACTTTGCGGTTAAACCAAGGACAAGTATTTGTCTCTCCCCTTGACCTCAATATCGAACGAGGTCAGGTTGAACAACCCTTGAAGCCAATGATCCGCTTTGGTACTCCCGTTTTTGATAGCCGTGGGCAGAAACGAGGCGTTGTAGTGTTAAATTATTTCGGCGCAAAACTACTGGACAATTTTAATCAAGCTTTTGCTAACGCTTCTAGCCAGGGAATGCTACTGAATGCCGATGGTTACTGGTTAAAAGGGGCGAAATCTGAGGATGAATGGGGATTTATGTTTCCCGGTCGCAAAAACCGCACTTTTGGCAAAGCTTTTCCCCAAGCATGGCAGGAAATTTCTCAAAAAGAATCAGGACAATTCCAAACTGCTGAGGGAATGTTTACTTTTACCACAGTCTATCCACTTGTGGAAGGTCAAAAATCTAGTACGGGAACAGGACAAGCTTTTGCACCAAGCCAACATCAAATTGATACTAAATCCTATCACTGGAAGATTGTCTCATGGGTATCGCCAGAGGCGTTGACGACCAAATCAAACCGATTCTTGAGTCAATTGCTACTGCTATATGCTGGTTTAATAGGACTAATTGGCATTGGTTCTTGGCTACTAGCAAGAGCTAGTGTCAATCGTCAGATGGCCCAGCTAGAGTTAAAACAGTCTGAAGTCCAATTGCGAGAGCTAGTTGAGCGGGAGAAAATTCTTAAAACTCGTCTATCTAGTCAAATTCGTAACTCGCTGGATCTAAATACGATTTTGAGTACAGTAGTAGTTGAAGTTCGGGAACTGCTACAGATTGATCGATGCCAGTTTTTTTGGTGTCATCAAGAAAATGAATCTACTAGCTTTGAACTGAGTCAGCAAGCTTGCGCTCCCGACTTAACAGAACCTTTAGGCTGTTCTCCTATCCAGAATGTGGAAGCGCTGAGTGAAGCTGTCATACAAGGGAATTTGCTTTGCTTTGATGACATTGCAACAGATTCGTGGCTTGATTTCAAGAGTCGGAATTTACTAGTGACATTGGGCTTTAAGTCTCTACTAATAGTTTCAATTCAAACTCAGTCGGGTTGCTTGGGTGTGATTGTCTGCGAACATACTAGAGCGCTTCGTCCCTGGAGTGACGATGAGGTTGAACTGATTCGAGGTGTGGCTGACCAGTTAGCGATCGCTATTGACCAAGCGCAATTGTATAATCAAAGCCGCGCTGCTACTGCTGCTGCTACTACTCAGGCAGAACAAATCAACCAAGTTCTGCACAATCTCAAACAGACTCAAGCTCAACTGATTCAAACTGAAAAAATGTCGAGTTTAGGTCAATTAGTGGCTGGAGTAGCTCACGAAATCAATAACCCAGTTAACTTTATCTACGGCAACCTGATCCATGTCAATGAATATACACTGGGCTTATTGGAACTAGTAGAACTCTATCAAAAGTCCAATGCTCATTCAACACCTGAAGTAGAAGCTCATATAGAAGCGATCGACCTTGAATTTATGGCTGAGGATCTACCTAAAATCCTAACTTCAATGAAAATGGGAGCTAATCGCATTCGTGAAATAGTTCTATCCTTGCGGAATTTTTCTCGACTTGACGAAGCGGAGATGAAGCCTGTCAACATTCATGAAGGTATTGATAGCACACTACTGATTTTACAAAATCGCTTCAAACAAACGTCTGGAAATGCCGGAATTGAAATAGTCAAAGAATATGGTGATATCCCTTTAGTCGAGTGCTATGCCGGACAACTCAATCAGGTATTTATGAATCTGATCGGTAATGCCATTGATGCCCTGGATAGTTATAACAGTAAGCGAACTTTTGAGGAGATAGAAGCTAAACCTAGCCAGATTGTAATTAGTACTCAGTTACGCGACTTAGATCGCATAACTGTAAAAATTGCAGATAATGGCTCTGGCATGACCGAAGTAGTTAAGCAAAGATTATTTGACCCTTTCTTTACCACAAAACCCGCAGGTAAAGGCACAGGATTAGGATTGGCAATTAGCGCTCAGATAATCACAGAAAAACACAATGGAGCTATTTGGTGTATTTCAGAACCAGGACAGGGAGCAGAATTTTGGGTTGAGATTCCGATTTCTCAAAGTAGTACACTAGCTACTACAAGTACTGCTACTCTATCTAGAATTTGATGCCACTCTGGGCAAATGACATGACTAATGTTAACGACCGCGCTGATTTTGATAGTCCTTGGAAAGAAATCATAGAAGCTTATTTTCCCCAAGCAATGCATTTCTTTTTTCCAGAAACTTCTGCATTAATTGATTGGGAACGCCCATACGAGTTTCTAGATAAAGAATTCCAACAAATAGCTCGTGAAGCTGAACAGGGTAAGAGATATGCCGATCAACTAGTCAAAGTTTGGCAAACCCAAGGAGAAGAACTTTGGTTATTAATCCATGTTGAAATTCAGGCACAAAAAGAAGATAACTTTAGTAAGCGGATGTTTACCTACAACTTTCGCATATTTGACCGCTTTGATCAACCAGCAATAAGCCTTGCAATTCTCTGTGATTCAAACCACGAATGGCGACCAAGCAATTACAGTTACAATTATCCCAATACACGCTTAAATTTTGAATTTGGTAGTGTTAAACTTTTGGATTATGAAAATCGCTTTCACGAGTTAGAAAATAGCGATAATCCATTTGCAACTGTTGTCATGGCGCATTTGAAAACGCAGCAGACACGCTCATCACCAGAACAACGCAAAATATGGAAATTTAGCTTAATTCGCAGACTATATGATTTGGGCTTACAAGAGCAGGATATTCGTAATCTGTATCGATTTATCGATTGGGTTATGATATTACCAAAGGCATTAGAAAATCAGTTTTGGGAAGAGTTTAAACAATTTGAGCAGGAGCGAACCATGAGATATGTAACTACAGGTGAGCGCATCGGCTACGAGCGTGGGGAACAAGAAGGTGAACAACGACTTATTTTAAGGTTACTACAAAGACGAGTGGGAGAATTATCACCAGAATTGCAAAAACGCATCCAATCTCTTTCTTTAAATCAATTAGAAACCCTTGGCGAAGCTTTGTTAGATTTTACTGCTATGGAAGATTTACTTAACTGGTTGCAAACAAATCAATCAGCTTAAAATCTATTTTTATGAAAATTCACCTACCCTATACAGGATTTTTTAAATCAGTTCGATGATTTATTTTTTACTTTGCCCCATAAAAAGTTACGAATGAGTAACAAAAAGGGCAAGTATAAAACCTGCCCTCAAAGCAATCAATATTAAAACTAAACTAGCGATCGCAACTTAATTACCAATTTGGGGCGCACTCAAAGAAACCTTTAGTGTGTCATCTTTTTGCTGTGCTAAAGTCGGCACGGAATCACGCAATCTTGCCGTCAATTGTACAGTTGTAGCGTCGTACATCTGAGTCAGCAATTTTGGATAGAAACCAATACCAATAATTGGAATTAACAAACAGGCAATGATAAATACTTCACGGGGTTCAGCATCTATCAAAGCTTGATGAGAAACTAATTCCTCGTTCTCTTTACCGTAGAAAATTTCTCGCAACATCGACAGCAGATAAATCGGAGTTAAAATCACTCCCACTGCCATCAAGAACACCACGATAACTTTGAAGGTAGAGCTATAAGCATCGCTAGTAGCAAAGCCGACAAATACCATTAATTCTGCCACGAAACCGCTCATCCCTGGCAATGCCAAAGAAGCCATTGAACAGGTAGTGAACATGGCGAAAATCTTCGGCATTCTCTTAGCGACACCGCCCATTTCATCCAGCATCAGGGTGTGGGTGCGATCGTAAGTTGCGCCAACCAGGAAGAACAAACTCGCCCCAATTAACCCGTGGGAAACCATTTGCAATACTGCCCCACTCAATCCCAAATCGGTGAAGGAGGCAATACCAATCATCACAAAGCCCATGTGAGAAATTGAGGAGTAGGCAATTTTTCGTTTGAGGTTTCGCTGGGCAAAGGATGTCAAGGCAGCGTAGATGATATTAACTACCCCCAAAACTACCAATACTGGCGCAAAATAAGCGTGAGCATCGGGGAGCATTTGGGCATTCATCCGAACTAAGGCATAACCGCCCATTTTCAGCAGAATACCTGCTAATAACATGTGTACGGGGGCTGTAGCTTCACCGTGGGCATCAGGTAGCCAGGTGTGCAAGGGAATAATCGGCAACTTGACAGCGTAGGCAATCAGGAAGCCAGCATAGAGGGCAAGTTGGAAATTCAGGGCAAAATCTTTTAAGGCGATCGCTCTCATGTCGAATGTCACCGTATCGCCGTAAAATCCCATTGTCAGGGCAGACAGCAAAATAAACAGCGAACCGCCGGCTGTGTATAAAATAAATTTGGTCGCTGCATATTGCCGCCTTTTGCCTCCCCAAATCGACAGCAGAAAGTATATCGGCACCAGTTCGAGTTCCCACACCAGGAAAAACAACAGCATATCCTGGACAGCGAACACGGCAATCTGACCGCCATACATCGCCAAAATCAAGAAGTAAAAGAGCTTGGGCTTGAAGGTAACAGGCCAAGCTGCTAAAATCGCCAGCGTCGTAATGAATCCAGTCAAAATAATTAGGGGCATGGATAAGCCATCTGCCCCTACTGACCAATTCAAACCCAATTGTGGTACCCAAGGGTAACTTTCCACCAACTGCAAATCTGGATTGGAGAAATCATACCCAGTATAAAAAGCATAAACAATTAGTGCAAAATCTATCAGCCCCACGATGAGGGAGTACCAGCGCACTGTTTTGCCTTCTTTGTCAGGGATGATGGGAAGAAGTAGCGATGCGGCTATCGGAAACAGAATAATCGTCGTCAGCCACGGAAAATTAGCTATATTCATCACAATTAGTCTGCTATCAAAATCATGTTTGGCAAAAAGTCACTAGTTATTAAGTAACAGCTTTTTGGGGATTTCGTCTTCCTCGTTAGGTTGATTTAATTAAATTGGCAATCCCCGGTTTCTGCTGTTGGGAGTCTCTTTTGACCTTTAGGCGTGCGGAATGTGGGTTGTGATACTCCCAGTCAAGTCAAAAATTTACCCTAAAAAAGTTGGTAAAATTCTAATTTAGGGGTGCGATGTCTACGATAAGCCGCTCCGCGTCTATGCGTAGCCCAACCCTAAAAATGCAAAATGCTGTTTGGTGGTTGTTGAAAAAAGCGATTTAGTGCAAAAAAGCATAGCAGGAGAAATAACACTATGATAATCGCACAAATTGAAAGTCATTTTTCCGGCTTTAGAGCTTTGGGACTACAGTAGGCGATTTGATTGAGTTTTTTTAGTAAAATAGACAGGGAAAGTTGATAAGGGAAATTCGATTATGTCATCTCCAGCGATCGCTACTGTAATTAAGATGATGGAATCTTTATCTGAAGATGTGCAAGAGAAAGTTGCAGAACATCTCCGAGAGTACCTAGAAGATTTGCAAGATGAATTGAAATGGAATAAATCATTTAACAAAACTCAACAACAACTGATTGCATCTGCCCAATCTGCTAAAAGAGAGATTTTGCAAAGCTTACCTTGAGCGATCGCGGAGCTTAACTCATCGCTAAAAATACACGATGCTGTTTGCTGATTGTTGGAAAAAGCGATTTGGTGGAAAAAAAGTATCACAGTAGAAGTAGCCATAATGATAATCGCACAAATTGAAAGTCAGATTCGTGACATAAATTAGCTAGTGTGCCTAACTCATCCTACGATTACTAATGCTGATTATCTTGTATGTTACAACAGTGTAATAACTAGATACTTAGCATCTCCAAAATATGGCACTCAAAAAAGTTCGTCATTCTCACATCTCTGCCGAAACCCCTGAAGCACTTTTCCGAGATATTAAAAATAAACAATCTAAAGGACTGATTTCTCACCAAGCTGACTTACTTAGAGATTACTGCAAGCCAGAAATTCTCAATCTACCAAATGTTGCCTTACAACTTCCAACAGGTAGTGGTAAGACACCAGTCGGGCTTCTGATTGGAGAATGGCGACGTTGCCGTTTTAATGAAAAAGTAGTGTATCTATGCCCTACTCGTCAGCTTGTTAATCAGGTAGTTGAGCAATCATTAACTATTTTTGGGATAAAAGCAAATGCCTTTACAGGTAGACAGGCTGAATATACTCCTACTATCAAGGCTGAGTATACCAATGCCGAAACTATTGCTGTCACAACTTATAGTGGTTTATTTAATACAAATACTTTCTTTAACAACGCCGAAATAATAATTCTTGATGATGCTCATTCTGCTGAAAATTACATAGCAAAATATTGGTCTATTTCAATTGAGCGAAATAATCCTACACATAGCACTCTTTTTAAAGCTTTAGTTTCGGCTATGCGTGGGATCGTTCTAAATGAACACTACTCCAGGTTGATTTCTGACTCTCCTGATTTAGGAGATATTCAATGGGTTGAAAAGATACCTACTCCATTCTTGTATGAAAGACTTGAAGAAATAACTAGAATACTAGATGTACATATTAAGGATATAAACGACTTACAGTATTCTTGGTCTGTTCTAAGAGATCACTTATTTTCATGCCATATATACAGCAGCTATCACTCTATATTAATTCGTCCTGTTTTACCACCTACTCGTACTCATCAACCATTTTATAATCCTAAACAACGTATATATATGTCTGCTACATTAGGAGAAGGAGGAGAACTAGAAAGGCTCGCAGGTATAGAAAAAATAGTTCGTTTACCAGTTCCAGAGGGATGGGATAAACAGGGTATTGGTCGTCGATTTTTCTTTTTTCCAGAAAGGTTTCTTGATGAACAAGCTGCACTCAATCTTGCTGTAGATATGATCAAAGAAACACCAAGAACTCTCGTCCTTGTCCCGAATGATTCTACTGTAAATAAACTTGGAGAACAGATATCTACAGCAACTAATTATAAAATATTTAATGCTAATGAAATTGAGCAGTCAAAGCAGACTTTTATATCTGAGTCAGAAGCAGTAGCTATAGTTGCAAACCCAGAAGTGTTGAACGGTAAGAAAAATCCGATAAAAATAGCCCAAAATATGGTATTTTTGGGCGAAGGCTTAAACTATATTAGTTTGATTGTGATTATAAATTCATTTCCCAAAATTGTCAAAGATATCTTGAAAAGCCTGCCAAAAAATGATTATCCAGTATTGAATAGTCGTCTATTCTTTGAGTGCTGGCTATCCTATGCTCTGGATAATAGCTTAACAAGTATGCGAGATTTATTTAAGAGATTAAACAATACAGGATTTGAGGTAGATATTTCTACTTTTTCTAAAGCAAATTTACATCGAAGCCAAAAACAATTTCAAGGAATTTACCAAAAAATTAAATGAATTAGTACAGAAGAAAATTCACAAAAAATTACACGATAAATATGCTATTTGTCCTATTGATTCAACAATTATTACCCTGACAAGTAAATTGTTATGGGTTTTGGGTCATCATCAAGTCAAACTTTTTAGTTCTTTGAATTTAGCTACAGGTAGCCCAGAAGATAACTTGATCAATTTTGGACATGATCATGATTATAAATTTGGTTCCAAGATGATGTCTAGTCTCCCAACTAATGCTGTAGGGGTAATGGATAGAGGCTTTGCGGGATTAAAATTCATTCAAGAATTGGTACAAGAAAACAAATATTTTGTTTTGCGGATTAAAAACAATTTCGTTACTAGAATTTGAGGATGCAACTGGATTAGTCAAAGTAGGTGCATCTGATGAGGCTATTGCCTATAGAGTCATTAATTTTTTGTGATTTAGAAACGAAAACTGAGTTCCGCTTAGTGACTAATTTACCAAAGTCGGGAGATGCAGCTGTTAATGATGATGAAATTAGGGATATTTATCGATTACGTTGGGGAGTTGAACTCTTGTGGAAGTTTTTAAAGATGCACTTAAAACTTGACAAATTAATTACCAAAAACGTCAACGGTATCACCATACAAATTTACGTTAGTTTAATAGCTTATCTGATTTTACAGCTTTTATCTATTCCCGCACAATGGGGACATACACTATTAGATAAATTCCGCTATTTGCAATCTTGTATGTGTCAGAAAATCAGCTATGTTCATTGGTTTGAGGAGATGATGTTATGTTGACTAATTTAGCCTTTTTAGAGTTAGTGCAACTATCTATGTAAAGTTTTGTATCAGCATTCAACATTTCTGTTGCAAACCGATATGATGGCATTGATTTAGGAGGCGATGAATGTCGTCTCTTAATAGTAAAAGGACTACAAAAAGCAATAAATCTTCAGGAAAAATTTCTCTTAACACGAATGCCAGCAAGTATTCTTTTTAATGACCGTGTGTTAACTAGAATCGTTCAGGCAGTTGGTCGCTGTACAAGAGCAGATAATGACTATGCCGCAGTGGTAGTGCTTGGAGAAGAATTGAATAAATTTTTACTAGATAAGAATAAAAGAAAATTTTTACATCCAGAAATTCAAGCTGAGATAGAGTATGGAATTGAGCAATCTAAAGTTGTTGAATCGTCCGAATTTATTGAAAATTTGCAAATTTTTCTAACACATAAAGAAGAATGGAATGAAGCAGAGAAAGATATTATAGATTCGAGAGATAAATTAGAACAATTTAAACTTCCAGGCATAGATAAATTAGAGGCATCTGTTGCTCATGAAGTTAGATATCAAGAGGCACTTTGGAGCGGCAATTTTGAAAAGGCAGTTGAAGAATGTCATTCTGTATTAAGTTCGCTTAGTGGAGATGATGTTAAAGGATATAGAGCCTTTTGGTACTACCTTGCTGGAAGTGCAGCCTGGATAGCAGCAAAACGCGGTATTGCTTCTATGGAGGGAGTAGCCCGTGAATTGTTTAAGCGTGCTGCTTCTACTACTGAAGGAGTTAGTTGGCTCTATCAACTCTCTAAGTTGAATTTAGAAGAAAATCAAGAAAATCAAGCTGATAAATTAAGACTGACTTCTGTAATTGAAGGACTAGAATCACAATTGTCACTATATGGCAATTTCAATGATAAAAAGTTTGAAGCAGAGGTAAAAGCAATTCTTGTGAATCTCCAAAGAGTAAAAGATACTAACGAAGACTCCAAAGCCTTTGAAAATGGTCATGAAAGATTAGGGCGTTTATTGGGTTATCAAGCTGGAAATTCAAACGGAGATGCTGACCCAGACCCCTGGTGGATTGCTTATGATGATTTTTGTATTGTATTTGAAGACCATTCAACTAATAATCATGGAAATTCACTAGGAGCAGGCAAAGTTAGACAAGCGACTTCACACCCTAACTGGATTAAACAGAATATTTCATCACTTCGCCAAGATTCAGAAATCATACCTGTTGTGGTTACACCTTGTAAAAGTATTACGAATGGTGCAAAGCCTCATACACAAGACTTGTGTTATTGGAATCAGCAGGATTTTCAAGCCTGGGCTGAAAAAGCAATTACTGTAGTACGTGAACTAAAACGTAGTTTTCCTGGTGAAGCTAACTTGGAATGGAGAAAACTTGCTATGCAAGCTTATCAAGATAATAGTCTTGACCCAGCATCCTTAGCAAAAAATTTACGCGAACAGAAATTAGCTAATCTCCCAATTATTGGATAGTTAAGAAGTAGGGGTGGACGATCGCCCGCCCCTATGAAAATCAGGTAACACCAAAGACAATCACTAAGCCCAAAACCGCCCCAAATACAATTAGGGCATAGAATTGAGCGCGACCGTTTTCTAGGTACTTCAGACCTTCACCGCTAACAAGGGTGAAAAAGCCTGTGAGGTTAACAGCACCATCGACAACGCGGAAGTCAACTTCCATAACTTGTCTAGCTAGGCGACGCAAGCCGAGGACAAAAACCCGATGGTAAATGTCATCAAAGTACCACTTGTTGAGAGATAACTCGTAAAGTGGTTTGATTTGAGCAGCGATCGCAGCCGGGTCAATTTTACGACGTAAATACATCAGCGAAGCCAGGGTAATCGCAATTAAAGAAATTCCGACTGAGGCACCCGCCATGATGTAAAATTCCGTCGGATTGAACTCGGCAGCCTTTTCTATAACTTCGGAGAGGGTTTCGCTAGGAGGAAAGATAAACTCTTCAAAATAATTGGCGTAGGGAGTTCCCACCAAACCAATCAAAATAGAAGGCACAGCTAACAGTGCCAACGGCAGGGTCATTGTCCACGGCGATTCGTGGGGAGAGTCGCTGTGATGCCCGTGGGAGTCATGGGAATCATGCTGCTGACTAGTTGCCGCCAATTCTCCTTTCTTCATCGCCCCAGGCCCAAAATTCGGCGCTAGTTCTTCTGACTCTAATTCCAGGACAATTGTGGCCGCAGCTTTCTTGAGTTTTTCCTTGATTTTCTCGTCAGTACCCCGGAATTTACCTTCAAATGTCATGAAATACATTCTAAACATATAGAAAGCAGTAATCCCGGCAGTTAGCCAGCCGATGAACCAGAGGAGTGGATTAGCCTCAAAAGCCTTCCCCAGAATTTCATCTTTTGACCAGAAGCCAGCAAAAGGCGGAATACCAGAAATTGCCAAGCAACCAATCAAAAAGGTAATTGAGGTGACGGGCATATATTTCCGCAGTCCACCCATCAAGCGCATATCTTGCGCTAAGGCCGGGTCGTGTCCAACAACACCTTCCATGCCATGAATTACTGAACCTGAACCCAAGAACAGCATCGCCTTGAAATAGGCGTGGGTCATTAAGTGGAATAGTCCAGCACTGTAGGAACCGATTCCCATTGCCATCACCATGTAGCCAAGTTGGGAAATGGTGGAGTAAGCCAAGCCCTTTTTGATGTCGTTTTGGGTAATGGCAATGCTAGCCCCCAAAAACGCCGTAAACGCCCCAGTAAAGGCAATGACATTCATTGCGACAGGGACGCCTTCAAATACTGGGTACATCCGGGCAATGAGGAAAACACCCGCTGCCACCATTGTTGCCGCGTGAATCAAGGCAGAAATGGGGGTGGGGCCTTCCATTGCGTCTGGTAGCCAGACATGGAGAGGGAATTGGGCTGATTTTGCAACTGGCCCTAAGAAAACTAAAATCGCAAACAGGACAGCGAGAAAATTGCTGATGGAACCTGATTCTACGAGTTGGGCGAGGCGATCGCCCATGATATTAAAATCAAAGCTTCCTGTTGCCCAGAATAGTCCCAAAATGCCGAGTAACAAACCAAAGTCGCCTACGCGGTTGGTTACAAACGCTTTTTGCGCCGCATCTGCTGCTGACTTGCGATCGTACCAAAAGCCGACCAGCAAGTAGGAACACATCCCCACAAGTTCCCAGAATATATAAATCTGTACTAGGTTGGGGCTGATCACCAGACCTAACATTGAGGAGCCAAATAAACTGAGATAGGCGTAAAACCTCACATAACCGGGATCGTGAGCCATGTAGCCATCGGTGTAAACCATGACTAAGCAGGCTACCGTGGTTACAATCACCAGCATTAGGGCTGTCAGGTGGTCGATAGTGTAGCCCATGCTCAGGTGAAAATTACCTGCTGCCGCCCACTCAAAGGTGCGGAGATAAGGCGCATGTCCTTGAATTTGACTCCACAACAAGGCAAACGACAGCCCCATAGCTGCTGCCATCATGGAGATAATCACCACAGCATTGAACTGCCGTAGGCGGTTTGTCACCTGATTCAACGAGATTAACCCTAGACCGACCAGCATTGCCCCAAAAAGAGGGAACACCGGAATCAGCCAGGCATACTGATAGATTACTTCCATCACTGACGCCTACTTTTAGAATTCTTGATTAGCGTGTCGAAACTGTTAATAATTGTGACACACACCCTTTAGCATAAAATAACCCACCCAAAGGTCATTGGGTGGGGTGTTAAGCATGGTTTTAGATTTGGTCACTCGTCATTGGTCATTAGTCACTCGTCATTTGTCATTGGTCATTGGTCATTTGTCCCATGCCCAATGCCCAATGCCCAATATCCATCAAGCTGATCGACACTCTAAGTCCACTGTTTTGGAACTTTTGTAGATTTTGGGGTAATTGCTGTAGCTGGCTTTAATCTCTTCTAAAGCTAGACGTAAATCTTCTCTGCCGCGAAAGCATTCCAAGCGATGGCGAATAGTACCATTTTCAATCAATAGTAAAGTGGGTAGTGATTTTAGCCTATAAGTAGTAGACAATTTAAAATTTTGATCGGCGTTAACGCTAACTAATTTAATTTCTTCCCCGCATTGGGCTTGAAATTGCAACAACAGTGGGTGGATAATCCGACACAAGCCACACCAAGGTGCTTCAAAATTAACTAAAACAGGAATAGGAGATTCTAAAACTTCTTGAGTAAATGTCCGCTCACTAACCGACAACACCATGACGCCTCTTGGATTATTAAGGTTTTTATATCAAACTAGCTATCAGCACTGAATTCAGTGGTGCTGAGTTCTGAGTCCTATCAGCGGTAGGGGGCGTTTAGCCCGTGTTGAGTATAAGTCCATAACTAAAGTTAAGGGATTCAATGAGGAACTCGTTTCTTTTTCTTTTTAGAGTACAAGGGGGCTTGGGATTAATTGCCAAGCAATGAATACTAAATTGCTTGATTTTACTCAGGACTCAGGACTCAGCACTAACTTCGGTGAAGGATTGGCAAATCAATAACTGCCGATAGATGCTTTCAGGACACCAACTTTCAGGACACAGAATAATTAAAT encodes:
- a CDS encoding thioredoxin family protein, producing the protein MVLSVSERTFTQEVLESPIPVLVNFEAPWCGLCRIIHPLLLQFQAQCGEEIKLVSVNADQNFKLSTTYRLKSLPTLLLIENGTIRHRLECFRGREDLRLALEEIKASYSNYPKIYKSSKTVDLECRSA
- a CDS encoding NAD(P)H-quinone oxidoreductase subunit 5, translating into MEVIYQYAWLIPVFPLFGAMLVGLGLISLNQVTNRLRQFNAVVIISMMAAAMGLSFALLWSQIQGHAPYLRTFEWAAAGNFHLSMGYTIDHLTALMLVIVTTVACLVMVYTDGYMAHDPGYVRFYAYLSLFGSSMLGLVISPNLVQIYIFWELVGMCSYLLVGFWYDRKSAADAAQKAFVTNRVGDFGLLLGILGLFWATGSFDFNIMGDRLAQLVESGSISNFLAVLFAILVFLGPVAKSAQFPLHVWLPDAMEGPTPISALIHAATMVAAGVFLIARMYPVFEGVPVAMNVIAFTGAFTAFLGASIAITQNDIKKGLAYSTISQLGYMVMAMGIGSYSAGLFHLMTHAYFKAMLFLGSGSVIHGMEGVVGHDPALAQDMRLMGGLRKYMPVTSITFLIGCLAISGIPPFAGFWSKDEILGKAFEANPLLWFIGWLTAGITAFYMFRMYFMTFEGKFRGTDEKIKEKLKKAAATIVLELESEELAPNFGPGAMKKGELAATSQQHDSHDSHGHHSDSPHESPWTMTLPLALLAVPSILIGLVGTPYANYFEEFIFPPSETLSEVIEKAAEFNPTEFYIMAGASVGISLIAITLASLMYLRRKIDPAAIAAQIKPLYELSLNKWYFDDIYHRVFVLGLRRLARQVMEVDFRVVDGAVNLTGFFTLVSGEGLKYLENGRAQFYALIVFGAVLGLVIVFGVT